From a single Helicovermis profundi genomic region:
- the gcvT gene encoding glycine cleavage system aminomethyltransferase GcvT has product MSNLQRTALYEEHVKNGGKIVDFAGWELPIQYEGLVVEHEAVRNDCGMFDVSHMGEVTVDGKDAEAFVQYLVTNNVKTMKEKQVIYGQMCYENGGIVDDLLVYKYNTEKYLLVINASNVAKDFAWMQEVVKKFEVKLVNISTETSEVALQGPKAEKLLQNLTDKDLSEIGFFFFENPVVIAGVECIVSRTGYTGEDGFEIYAPNDKITIVWNAIIEKGGDYGLKLCGLGCRDTLRFEVALPLYGNEMSKDISPLEAGLGFFVKLDTDDFIGKSALVKQKEEGLKRKTIGFEIEGRPVARHEYKVLKNGKEIGFVTTGYNSPSVGKSVGIAIVDAEYAVKGEEIEIQIRKKTVKAIVTAKRAYKKSYKK; this is encoded by the coding sequence TTGAGTAATTTACAAAGAACGGCTTTATATGAAGAACATGTTAAAAATGGTGGCAAAATTGTTGATTTTGCAGGATGGGAATTACCCATTCAGTACGAAGGGTTAGTTGTTGAACATGAAGCTGTAAGAAATGATTGTGGTATGTTTGACGTTTCTCATATGGGTGAAGTAACAGTTGATGGAAAAGACGCTGAAGCTTTCGTTCAATACTTAGTAACAAACAATGTTAAAACTATGAAGGAAAAACAAGTTATATATGGACAAATGTGCTATGAAAATGGTGGAATTGTAGACGATCTACTTGTTTATAAATATAATACTGAAAAATATTTATTAGTAATAAATGCATCAAATGTAGCAAAGGACTTTGCTTGGATGCAAGAAGTAGTGAAAAAATTTGAAGTTAAATTAGTAAATATTTCAACTGAAACATCTGAAGTTGCACTTCAAGGACCAAAAGCTGAAAAATTGCTTCAAAATTTAACTGATAAAGATTTAAGTGAAATTGGATTCTTTTTCTTTGAAAATCCTGTAGTTATTGCAGGCGTTGAATGTATTGTTTCTAGAACAGGTTATACTGGTGAAGACGGTTTTGAAATTTATGCGCCAAATGATAAAATTACAATAGTATGGAACGCAATTATTGAAAAAGGCGGAGACTATGGTCTAAAACTTTGTGGTCTTGGTTGTAGAGATACACTTAGATTTGAAGTTGCACTTCCTCTTTATGGAAACGAAATGAGCAAAGATATTTCACCACTTGAAGCAGGACTTGGTTTCTTTGTTAAACTTGATACTGATGATTTTATTGGAAAAAGTGCATTAGTTAAACAAAAAGAAGAAGGTCTTAAAAGAAAAACAATTGGTTTTGAAATCGAAGGAAGACCAGTTGCAAGACATGAATATAAAGTGTTAAAAAATGGAAAAGAAATTGGCTTTGTAACAACAGGATACAATTCTCCTTCAGTAGGTAAAAGTGTAGGTATTGCAATTGTTGATGCTGAGTATGCTGTAAAAGGTGAAGAGATTGAAATTCAAATTAGAAAGAAAACAGTTAAAGCTATAGTTACAGCAAAAAGAGCATACAAAAAAAGTTATAAAAAATAG
- the gcvH gene encoding glycine cleavage system protein GcvH, with amino-acid sequence MKVVEGLLYAEDHEWVKVEGNVATIGLSDFAQHELGDIVFLELPEVDDELAAGDVFGVVESVKAASDSFTPVSGKVIEVNEDLLDAPEGVNSDAFGSWMYKIELSNKEELDGLMDSTKYTEFCSK; translated from the coding sequence ATGAAAGTTGTTGAAGGTTTATTATACGCAGAGGATCACGAGTGGGTTAAAGTTGAAGGAAATGTAGCTACAATTGGATTATCAGATTTTGCACAACATGAACTTGGAGATATTGTATTTTTAGAATTACCAGAAGTTGATGATGAATTAGCTGCTGGAGATGTTTTTGGTGTTGTTGAATCAGTAAAAGCTGCTTCGGATTCATTTACTCCTGTTTCGGGAAAAGTAATTGAAGTGAATGAAGATTTACTAGATGCTCCAGAAGGAGTTAACTCTGATGCATTTGGAAGTTGGATGTATAAAATTGAATTATCAAATAAAGAAGAATTAGATGGATTAATGGATTCAACTAAATACACAGAATTTTGTTCAAAATAA
- the gcvPA gene encoding aminomethyl-transferring glycine dehydrogenase subunit GcvPA produces MHRYIPNTESDVKEMLSDIGAKSINDLFVDIPEKIRFSGELNLEPSKSELEVTNILKKLGDENKSLDELVCFLGAGAYDHFVPTTVKHMASRSEFFTAYTPYQPEISQGTLRAIFEYQSLICELTGMDNTNASMYDGQTAVVEAAMMAVASSRKANKILVSKGLNPEARQVLNTYIQFRDIELEEISLVNGATNLDELKEKLSADVAGVIVQSPNFLGVIEDVKKASELVHETKAVLIDYVDPISLGILESPGNLGVDIVCGEAQSLGNGMNFGGPYIGFLASKSKYVRKLPGRVVGQSTDVDGKRAFVLTLQAREQHIRRYKATSNICSNQGLNALMSSIYMVTMGKEGLKEVAYQSMAKAHYAYDKLIASGKYKPAFEGQSFFKEFALIGQEKTSEVNERLLKNNVLGGYDLEKSYDIENGVLLAVTEKRTKDEIDNLVKLMEVK; encoded by the coding sequence GTGCATAGATATATACCTAATACTGAATCTGACGTAAAAGAAATGCTTAGCGATATTGGAGCAAAGTCTATAAATGATTTATTTGTAGATATTCCTGAAAAAATTAGATTTAGTGGTGAACTTAATTTAGAACCTTCAAAATCAGAACTTGAAGTTACAAATATATTAAAAAAATTAGGTGATGAAAATAAAAGCTTAGATGAGTTAGTGTGTTTTTTAGGCGCAGGGGCATATGATCATTTTGTTCCAACGACTGTAAAACATATGGCTTCAAGAAGTGAATTTTTTACTGCTTATACACCTTACCAACCAGAGATAAGTCAAGGAACTCTTCGTGCAATTTTTGAATACCAGTCACTAATATGTGAACTTACGGGTATGGATAATACTAATGCTTCAATGTATGATGGACAAACTGCGGTTGTTGAGGCGGCTATGATGGCAGTAGCATCTTCAAGAAAAGCAAATAAAATCTTAGTATCAAAAGGTCTTAATCCTGAAGCTAGACAGGTTCTTAACACATATATTCAATTTAGAGATATTGAACTTGAAGAAATTAGTCTAGTAAACGGTGCTACTAATTTAGATGAATTAAAAGAAAAATTATCTGCTGATGTTGCAGGTGTTATTGTTCAAAGTCCTAACTTTTTAGGAGTTATTGAAGATGTAAAAAAAGCAAGTGAACTTGTACATGAAACAAAAGCTGTTTTAATTGATTACGTTGATCCGATTTCACTTGGTATTCTTGAATCGCCAGGAAATCTTGGAGTGGATATTGTTTGTGGTGAAGCGCAGTCGCTTGGTAATGGCATGAACTTTGGTGGTCCATATATTGGATTTCTTGCTTCAAAGAGTAAATATGTAAGAAAACTTCCAGGAAGAGTTGTTGGTCAAAGCACTGATGTTGATGGAAAAAGAGCTTTTGTATTAACACTTCAAGCGCGTGAACAACATATTAGAAGATATAAGGCAACATCCAATATTTGTTCTAATCAAGGACTTAATGCTCTTATGTCATCAATTTATATGGTTACTATGGGAAAAGAAGGTCTTAAAGAAGTGGCTTATCAGTCAATGGCAAAAGCTCATTATGCTTATGATAAATTAATTGCTAGTGGTAAATATAAACCTGCTTTTGAAGGACAATCTTTCTTTAAAGAGTTTGCATTAATTGGCCAGGAAAAAACTTCAGAGGTAAATGAAAGACTTCTTAAAAACAATGTATTAGGTGGTTACGATTTAGAAAAAAGCTATGATATTGAAAATGGCGTTTTACTTGCAGTTACAGAGAAAAGAACTAAAGATGAAATTGATAATTTAGTTAAGCTTATGGAGGTGAAATAA
- the gcvPB gene encoding aminomethyl-transferring glycine dehydrogenase subunit GcvPB — translation MRNYDSLIFEISKPGRKAYSLPKLDVEDINVEDYISSDFLRKEDLAFPEVSEVDVIRHYTNLSQLNYGLDTGFYPLGSCTMKYNPRINEDAAGMTSLNHLHPYQPVETVQGSLKMMYKVDEMLREISGMDRVTLQPAAGAHGELTGIMLIKAYHRDRGDLKRTKIIVPDSAHGTNPSTSAVAGFDIVEIKSNADGSVNMDSLKEALSDEIAGFMLTNPSTLGLFEKNIVEIAELIHEAGGLLYYDGANMNAIMGKTRPGDMGFDVMHFNLHKTFSTPHGGGGPGSGPVGVKEFLVKYLPVPVIDKKDDKYILDYDRPKTIGKVKGFYGNYSVILRAFTYLETMGSDGINEVSELAVLNANYMMNKLKENYKLPMDQICKHEFVLDGVKNGDLIVSTLDVAKRLLDFGYHPPTIYFPLIVHEAIMIEPTETESKETMDAFINVMNKISDEVKEDPSILKNAPTLASVRRIDEAKAARSLILKYSDNFK, via the coding sequence ATGAGAAATTATGATAGTTTGATATTTGAAATCTCAAAGCCGGGTAGAAAGGCTTATTCACTTCCAAAGCTTGATGTCGAAGATATAAATGTTGAAGATTATATTTCTTCTGATTTTCTTAGAAAAGAAGATTTAGCATTTCCAGAGGTAAGTGAAGTAGATGTTATTAGACATTATACAAATTTATCGCAACTTAACTATGGGCTTGATACAGGTTTTTATCCACTTGGTTCTTGTACAATGAAATATAATCCAAGGATCAATGAAGATGCTGCTGGTATGACTTCACTTAATCATTTGCACCCTTATCAACCAGTAGAAACAGTACAAGGTTCATTAAAGATGATGTATAAAGTTGATGAAATGCTTCGTGAAATTTCTGGAATGGATAGAGTAACTCTTCAGCCAGCTGCAGGAGCTCATGGTGAATTAACTGGTATTATGCTTATAAAAGCATATCATAGAGATAGAGGAGATTTAAAAAGAACAAAAATTATTGTTCCAGACTCTGCTCATGGTACAAATCCATCTACATCTGCAGTTGCAGGGTTTGACATTGTAGAAATCAAATCAAATGCTGATGGGTCAGTAAATATGGATTCATTAAAAGAAGCACTTAGTGATGAAATTGCAGGTTTTATGCTTACAAATCCAAGTACTCTTGGATTATTTGAGAAAAATATAGTTGAAATAGCTGAGCTTATTCATGAGGCTGGTGGACTCCTTTATTATGATGGTGCAAATATGAATGCTATTATGGGTAAAACTAGACCTGGAGATATGGGATTTGATGTAATGCACTTTAATCTTCATAAAACATTTTCTACACCACATGGTGGTGGAGGACCTGGTAGTGGACCAGTTGGAGTTAAAGAATTTTTGGTTAAATATTTGCCTGTACCAGTGATTGATAAAAAAGATGATAAATATATACTAGATTATGATAGACCTAAAACAATTGGAAAAGTAAAAGGTTTCTATGGTAATTATAGCGTTATTCTTAGAGCGTTCACATATTTAGAAACTATGGGTAGTGATGGAATTAATGAAGTTAGTGAACTTGCAGTACTTAACGCTAACTATATGATGAACAAATTAAAGGAAAACTATAAACTACCGATGGATCAAATTTGTAAACATGAATTTGTACTTGATGGAGTTAAAAATGGAGATTTAATCGTTTCAACTTTAGATGTTGCAAAACGTTTATTGGACTTTGGTTATCATCCACCTACAATTTACTTCCCACTTATAGTTCATGAAGCAATTATGATTGAGCCTACAGAAACTGAAAGTAAAGAAACGATGGATGCTTTTATTAATGTTATGAATAAAATTTCTGATGAAGTAAAAGAAGATCCTTCTATTCTTAAAAATGCACCAACTTTAGCTTCAGTTAGAAGAATAGATGAAGCTAAAGCTGCTAGAAGTTTAATTCTAAAATATTCTGATAATTTTAAATAG
- a CDS encoding bifunctional 5,10-methylenetetrahydrofolate dehydrogenase/5,10-methenyltetrahydrofolate cyclohydrolase, which yields MQLLEGKVAAKHIKQNLKEDIDLLKKKGLVPNLRVVIVGNSPASLAYVNMVRKSFNKEGVNADVLKLDESISEDQFISELEKLNNDNKVSGILIQLPLPKQINTSKIIKLINPNKDVDGFHPLNAGKLLIGEDTFIPCTPYGMIKMLEEYDIDIEGKNAVVLGRSNIVGKPISLLLMEKNATVTICHSRTKNIKEIASKADILVAAIGKHNFVDESMVKEGAIVLDVGIHVVDGKLKGDVDFENVKNKVSYITPVPGGVGTTTIAMLMYNTVKACKLINKTN from the coding sequence ATGCAATTACTAGAAGGTAAAGTAGCGGCAAAACATATAAAACAAAATTTAAAAGAAGATATTGATCTATTAAAGAAAAAAGGATTAGTGCCAAATCTTAGAGTTGTAATAGTGGGAAATAGTCCAGCATCACTTGCCTATGTAAATATGGTGAGAAAAAGTTTTAATAAGGAAGGTGTAAATGCAGATGTATTAAAACTTGATGAATCGATTTCAGAAGATCAATTTATTAGTGAACTTGAAAAGCTTAATAATGACAATAAAGTTAGTGGTATTTTGATACAATTGCCACTTCCTAAGCAAATTAATACATCGAAAATTATAAAATTGATTAATCCTAATAAAGATGTTGATGGATTTCATCCGTTAAATGCTGGTAAATTACTTATTGGTGAAGATACTTTTATTCCATGTACACCATATGGAATGATTAAAATGCTTGAAGAATATGATATTGATATTGAAGGAAAAAATGCTGTAGTTCTTGGAAGGAGCAATATTGTTGGCAAACCAATTTCCCTGCTTCTTATGGAAAAAAATGCTACAGTAACAATATGTCATTCAAGAACAAAGAATATTAAAGAGATTGCAAGTAAGGCAGATATTTTAGTAGCAGCAATAGGAAAACACAATTTTGTTGATGAAAGCATGGTAAAAGAAGGTGCCATTGTTTTAGATGTTGGAATTCATGTAGTTGATGGTAAGCTTAAAGGTGATGTTGATTTTGAAAATGTAAAAAACAAGGTAAGTTATATTACTCCAGTTCCAGGAGGTGTTGGAACTACGACTATTGCTATGCTAATGTATAACACAGTTAAAGCTTGTAAGTTAATAAATAAGACTAATTAA
- a CDS encoding pyruvate carboxylase has protein sequence MKKFKRILVANRGEIAIRIFRACHELNIRTVAIYSEEDKNSLFRTKADESYLIGKGKSPVDVYLNINEIIKVALKKGVDAIHPGYGFLSENPEFAKKCVEAGIAFIGPTSEMMEKMGDKIKSKIVASKVNVPTIPGVEKPIESDEDAIEFANYCGYPIILKAAAGGGGRGMRIVREESELLDSFRSAKSEAKKAFGIDDMFIEKFLENPKHIEVQVIGDKYGNLVHLYERDCSIQRRHQKVIEFTPAISLSVEKRNEICADALKIANAVNYKSAGTVEFLVDSGGRHYFIEMNPRIQVEHTVTEMVTGIDIVQTQIMIEEGHKLDSHEIGIYSQNDIRVNGYSIQCRITTEDPSNNFAPDTGKMDVYRTGSGFGIRLDGGNGFTGSIISPYYDSLLVKSTSWARTFHDAIRKQIRAVKEVKVSGVKTNTAFLINVLNHPIFQKGLCDTNFISSNKELFDIIPKEDHELKVLNYIGEKIVNETKGVKFDFDVPLVPKYDKNIILSGTKNILDNDGSKGLIDWIKSQNKLLLTDTTMRDAHQSLMATRVRTKDMTKIARATSHLAKDLFSLEMWGGATFDVAYRFLKESPWDRLEKIRSKVPNVLLQMLIRGSNGVGYKNYPDNVIKHLIKESANKGIDVFRIFDSLNWFEGMELSIDEVLNTGKIAEACICYTGDILDEYRDKYTLDYYVKMAKKIERSGAHILGIKDMSALLKPYAAHKLVAALKNEIDIPIHLHTHDTTGNGVSTILLAAEAGVDIVDTAFNSMSGLTSQPALNSVVAALKNTDRDTGIKLDEIQKISDYWSSVRPVYSKFESGLKSSSAEIYKFEIPGGQYSNLKPQVESFGLGHRFTEVKEMYKDVNEMFGDIIKVTPSSKAVGDMAIFMIQNDLSKENIYDKGKDLSFPDSVVSFFEGMMGQVEGGFPKKLQKLVLKDIRPITSRPGELLEDEDFDKIREHLTEKFNIEVKEEDIISYALYPKVFDEYLTYIKENGEFSRMGSDIYFHGLREGETCEVEVDDGIILVVKYLETSKIDSNGFRRVVFEVNGNRREINIRDKATKNEKSGDYVHMVDKSNPYEIGSSIPGIVSKLFVKEGDVVLENDKLLVIEAMKMETNISSSVSGEIEEILVKEGKEVKPGELIIKIKK, from the coding sequence ATGAAAAAATTTAAGAGAATCTTGGTAGCAAATAGAGGAGAAATAGCGATAAGAATTTTCAGAGCTTGTCATGAATTAAATATTAGAACAGTAGCAATTTATTCTGAAGAAGATAAAAATTCTTTATTTAGAACTAAAGCGGATGAATCATATTTAATAGGGAAAGGTAAAAGTCCAGTAGATGTATATTTGAATATTAATGAAATAATAAAAGTGGCTCTAAAGAAAGGTGTTGATGCAATACATCCGGGCTATGGATTTTTATCTGAAAATCCTGAGTTCGCAAAAAAATGTGTAGAAGCTGGAATTGCATTTATTGGCCCAACCAGTGAAATGATGGAAAAAATGGGAGATAAAATCAAATCAAAAATTGTTGCTTCAAAGGTAAATGTTCCAACTATACCTGGTGTTGAAAAACCAATTGAGAGTGATGAAGATGCAATCGAATTTGCAAATTACTGTGGCTACCCAATTATACTAAAAGCCGCTGCTGGCGGTGGTGGTCGTGGTATGAGAATAGTTAGGGAAGAAAGTGAACTATTAGATAGTTTCAGAAGTGCAAAATCTGAAGCGAAAAAAGCGTTTGGAATCGATGATATGTTTATTGAAAAGTTCTTAGAAAATCCTAAACATATTGAAGTACAAGTGATTGGCGATAAATATGGAAATTTAGTTCATTTGTATGAAAGAGATTGTTCAATTCAAAGGAGACATCAAAAGGTTATAGAATTTACTCCGGCAATATCGCTTTCTGTAGAAAAAAGAAATGAGATATGTGCTGACGCTTTAAAAATAGCGAATGCTGTAAATTACAAAAGTGCTGGAACTGTAGAATTTTTAGTGGATAGTGGTGGAAGACATTATTTTATTGAGATGAATCCAAGAATTCAGGTTGAGCATACGGTTACTGAAATGGTTACTGGTATTGATATTGTCCAAACTCAAATTATGATTGAAGAGGGACACAAACTTGATTCACACGAAATAGGCATATATTCGCAAAATGATATTAGAGTTAATGGATATTCTATTCAGTGTAGAATAACAACAGAAGATCCATCAAATAATTTTGCTCCAGATACTGGTAAAATGGACGTTTATAGAACGGGCTCAGGATTTGGCATTAGACTTGATGGAGGAAATGGTTTTACGGGATCAATAATTAGTCCATATTATGATAGTTTACTTGTAAAATCAACTTCTTGGGCAAGAACTTTTCATGATGCAATAAGAAAACAGATTCGTGCAGTAAAAGAAGTTAAGGTTAGTGGTGTAAAGACTAATACTGCTTTTTTAATAAATGTATTAAATCATCCAATTTTTCAAAAAGGGCTATGTGATACTAATTTTATATCAAGTAACAAAGAATTATTTGATATTATTCCAAAAGAAGATCATGAACTTAAAGTGCTAAATTATATAGGAGAAAAAATTGTTAATGAAACAAAAGGCGTTAAATTTGATTTTGATGTTCCTTTAGTTCCTAAATATGATAAAAATATTATATTAAGTGGAACTAAAAATATACTTGATAATGATGGATCAAAAGGACTTATAGATTGGATTAAATCTCAAAACAAACTTTTATTAACTGATACGACTATGAGAGATGCACATCAATCTTTAATGGCTACAAGAGTGCGTACAAAAGATATGACGAAAATAGCGAGAGCTACTTCTCATTTGGCAAAAGATTTGTTTTCTCTTGAAATGTGGGGTGGTGCAACTTTTGATGTTGCTTATAGATTCTTAAAAGAATCACCTTGGGATAGACTTGAAAAAATAAGATCGAAAGTACCTAATGTATTACTCCAAATGCTAATTAGGGGTTCAAATGGAGTGGGTTATAAAAACTATCCTGATAATGTTATAAAGCATTTAATTAAAGAGTCAGCTAATAAAGGTATAGATGTATTTAGAATTTTTGATTCATTGAATTGGTTTGAAGGCATGGAACTTTCAATTGATGAAGTTTTAAATACTGGAAAAATTGCAGAAGCATGTATTTGCTATACTGGAGATATCTTAGATGAGTATCGCGATAAATATACTTTAGATTATTACGTAAAAATGGCAAAAAAAATTGAACGTTCTGGTGCGCATATATTAGGTATAAAAGATATGTCAGCTCTACTTAAACCGTATGCTGCACATAAATTGGTAGCTGCATTGAAAAACGAAATAGATATTCCGATTCATCTCCATACTCACGATACAACAGGAAATGGAGTTTCAACTATTTTGCTTGCGGCTGAAGCTGGAGTTGATATTGTTGATACTGCATTTAATTCAATGAGTGGACTTACAAGCCAGCCAGCTCTTAATTCGGTTGTTGCAGCTTTAAAAAATACAGATAGGGATACTGGAATTAAATTAGATGAAATACAGAAAATTTCTGATTATTGGTCATCTGTAAGACCTGTATATAGCAAGTTTGAGTCTGGGCTTAAGTCTTCTAGTGCTGAGATTTATAAATTTGAAATTCCAGGTGGTCAATATTCTAATTTAAAACCACAAGTAGAAAGTTTTGGACTTGGTCATAGATTTACTGAAGTAAAAGAAATGTATAAAGATGTAAATGAAATGTTTGGAGATATTATTAAGGTAACTCCTTCTTCAAAAGCAGTTGGTGATATGGCAATCTTTATGATACAAAATGATTTAAGTAAAGAAAATATATATGATAAAGGGAAAGACTTATCGTTTCCTGACTCTGTAGTATCGTTTTTTGAAGGTATGATGGGTCAAGTTGAAGGTGGATTTCCAAAAAAACTTCAGAAATTAGTATTAAAAGATATTAGACCAATAACATCTCGCCCAGGTGAGTTGCTTGAAGATGAAGATTTTGATAAAATTAGAGAACATTTAACTGAAAAATTTAATATTGAAGTTAAAGAAGAAGATATAATTTCTTATGCATTATATCCAAAAGTTTTTGATGAATATTTAACTTATATTAAGGAAAATGGCGAATTTTCAAGAATGGGTAGCGACATTTATTTTCATGGACTTAGAGAAGGTGAAACATGTGAAGTTGAGGTTGACGATGGAATAATACTGGTTGTTAAATATCTTGAAACTTCTAAAATTGACTCTAATGGTTTTAGAAGAGTCGTATTTGAAGTAAATGGTAATAGACGAGAAATAAATATAAGAGACAAAGCGACAAAAAACGAAAAAAGTGGTGATTATGTTCATATGGTTGATAAATCGAATCCGTATGAAATAGGATCTTCAATACCAGGTATTGTATCAAAATTATTTGTTAAAGAAGGGGATGTTGTTTTAGAAAACGACAAACTATTAGTTATTGAAGCCATGAAAATGGAAACAAACATTTCTTCTTCAGTTAGTGGCGAAATCGAAGAAATCTTAGTAAAAGAAGGAAAAGAAGTGAAGCCAGGAGAATTAATAATAAAAATTAAAAAATAA
- a CDS encoding DUF3369 domain-containing protein: protein MILNGNKINEKLNTTDLSTEEDLFFLEEDSDITLSENLSNPWKIIIADDEEEVHVMTKMVLKKFFFEGRPLKLISAYSGKETIEAMIENDDVAMIILDVVMETENSGLDVVREIRDKIKNPFVRIILRTGQPGQAPEEDVIKNYDINDYKSKTELTVQKLYTAVISSLRSFRDMKTIEKNKVGLEKIISSSKDIFEIKSIEKFSNGILKQLERLLDYCDGRETRIDAAIINYTYGVISSVVGSGKYNDSSALSLEDEIDESLLMSIKKVIREKKSIFFDNIFIGYFTSLGIHENVILLEASRELGQFEIDLLKIFSSNVSIALENIYLNMEIIDTQKEVIFTLGEIVETRSKETANHVRRVAEYSYILAKAYGITEENAKILRLASPMHDIGKIGIPDNILNKPGKLTEAEFEIIKTHSMIGFEILKQSSRRIMKTAAMIALEHHERWDGLGYPSGKKAEEIEIFSRITSLVDVFDALGHKRVYKEKWIMDDILEYIKNERGKMFDPLIVDIFFKHIDEILEIRAKYPDND from the coding sequence ATGATATTAAATGGTAATAAAATTAATGAAAAATTAAATACAACAGATTTGTCTACAGAAGAAGATCTTTTCTTTCTTGAAGAAGATAGTGATATTACTCTAAGTGAGAATTTATCTAATCCATGGAAAATTATTATAGCCGATGATGAAGAAGAAGTTCATGTTATGACTAAGATGGTTCTTAAAAAGTTTTTTTTTGAAGGACGACCACTTAAGCTTATTAGCGCATATTCTGGAAAAGAAACAATTGAAGCTATGATAGAAAACGATGATGTTGCTATGATTATTTTAGATGTAGTTATGGAAACTGAGAATTCAGGACTTGATGTTGTTAGGGAAATTAGAGATAAAATTAAAAATCCATTTGTAAGGATAATTTTAAGAACGGGTCAGCCAGGTCAGGCGCCTGAAGAAGATGTTATTAAGAACTATGATATTAATGACTACAAATCGAAAACTGAATTAACTGTTCAAAAACTTTATACCGCAGTAATTTCATCGTTAAGATCATTTAGAGATATGAAAACAATTGAAAAAAATAAAGTCGGTCTTGAAAAAATCATTTCTTCATCAAAAGATATATTTGAAATTAAATCGATTGAAAAGTTTTCAAATGGTATCTTAAAACAATTAGAAAGATTACTTGATTATTGTGATGGGAGAGAAACTAGAATAGACGCAGCAATTATTAATTATACATACGGAGTAATTTCTAGTGTAGTTGGCTCTGGAAAGTATAATGATAGTAGTGCTCTAAGTTTAGAAGACGAAATAGATGAGAGTTTATTAATGTCTATAAAAAAAGTAATTAGAGAAAAAAAATCAATATTTTTTGATAATATATTTATTGGATATTTTACCTCACTTGGTATACATGAAAATGTTATTTTACTTGAAGCGAGTAGAGAACTTGGACAATTTGAAATTGATTTACTTAAAATTTTTTCTTCAAATGTTTCTATTGCACTTGAAAATATCTATTTGAATATGGAGATCATTGATACACAAAAAGAAGTTATTTTTACATTAGGTGAGATTGTTGAAACAAGATCAAAAGAAACTGCAAATCATGTTAGAAGAGTTGCTGAATATTCTTATATATTAGCAAAAGCATATGGAATCACTGAAGAAAATGCAAAGATTCTTAGACTAGCATCGCCTATGCATGATATTGGAAAAATCGGGATTCCTGATAACATATTAAATAAGCCTGGAAAGCTTACTGAAGCTGAATTTGAAATTATCAAAACACACTCTATGATAGGATTTGAAATATTAAAACAATCAAGTAGAAGGATAATGAAGACTGCTGCAATGATTGCACTTGAACATCATGAGAGATGGGATGGATTAGGATACCCAAGTGGTAAAAAAGCTGAAGAAATAGAAATTTTTTCTAGAATAACATCATTGGTAGATGTATTTGATGCACTTGGACATAAAAGAGTGTATAAAGAAAAATGGATAATGGATGATATTCTTGAATATATAAAAAATGAAAGAGGCAAGATGTTTGATCCTTTAATTGTTGATATTTTCTTTAAGCATATTGATGAAATATTAGAAATTAGAGCTAAATACCCAGATAATGATTAA